ATCCGAGGCTCGTCATCACACCCTCGCGATCGCGGCCGCCCATGTGAAGCCGCCCCCGAAAGCGACCAACCCGATCAGCATGCCCGGCCGGCAGTGCCCGCCGCGGACCGCCTCGTCGAGCGCGATCGGGATCGACGCGGCCGACGTGTTCCCGAAGCGCTCGAGGTTCACGTATACCTTCTCGCGCGGCACCTCGAGCCTCTTCGCCACCGCCTCCATGATGCGGATGTTCGCCTGGTGCGGGAAGAGCCAGTCGAGCTCCGGACCGGTGTGGCCCGCCTCCTCGAGCGCCCGAAGACCCGCGCCGCTCATGTGGGTCACCGCATGCTTGAAGACGTCGCGGCCGGTCATGTGGATCTTGTGCTTCTTCTTCTCCACCGACTCGACGGTCGCCGGCATGCGGGAGCCGCCCGCCGGTTGATGGAGAAGCTCCCAGAGCCTCCCGTCGCTTCCGAAGTTGATCGAGAGGATCCCGCGATCCTCCTCGCACGCGCCGATCACGACCGCCCCGGCGCCGTCGCCGAAGAGGACGCACGTGTTTCGGTCCTCCCAATCGACGATCTTGCTCAGCGTCTCGGCGCCGATGACGAGCACCCGGCGCGCCTGGTCCGTCTCGATGAGCCCCTTTCCGAGCGCCATCCCGTAGATGAATCCGGAGCACGCGGCGCTGACGTCGAAGGCGGCCGCGCGGACCGCGCCGATGTTCGCCTGCACGATGCACGCGGTGGAGGGGAAGAGCATGTCGGGCGTCGCCGTTCCGAGGATCACCGCATCGAGATCGGCGGGAGAGATCCCCGCCGCCTCGCACGCGCGAAGCGCCGCGGGGGAAGCGACGTCCGAAGTCGCCTCGTTCTCCGCGGCGATGTGCCGGACGCGGATCCCCGTCCTTGTCATGATCCACTCGTCCGTCGTGTCCACGATCTTCGCCAGATCGTCGTTCGTCAGAAGCTTCTCCGGGACATAAGCCCCGGTCCCCAGAATGCACGTTCGCCGCTTAGTCAACCGCCACCTCGTCGTAGGCCCGGGTTCTCTTTCCGATCTCCCGGCTGATGTCGTACCGAACGAAACGGCTCGCCGTTCGCACCGCGTTCGCGATGGCCAGGGACGAAGAACGGCCGTGGCTAATCATGCAAACCCCGTCGATCCCGAGGAGAGGAGCCCCCCCGTATTGTTCGTAGCTCAATTGATCTTTCAAGTGCGAAAGAGTCGGCTTGAGGAGCGCGGCGCCGATCTTCGCCCTCGGGTGGCGCGCGATCTCCCCTTTCAGGAAGCCGAGGATCATCGCGACCATCCCTTCGGCGAACTTGAGGATCACGTTCCCGACG
The nucleotide sequence above comes from Candidatus Eisenbacteria bacterium. Encoded proteins:
- a CDS encoding ketoacyl-ACP synthase III, producing the protein MLGTGAYVPEKLLTNDDLAKIVDTTDEWIMTRTGIRVRHIAAENEATSDVASPAALRACEAAGISPADLDAVILGTATPDMLFPSTACIVQANIGAVRAAAFDVSAACSGFIYGMALGKGLIETDQARRVLVIGAETLSKIVDWEDRNTCVLFGDGAGAVVIGACEEDRGILSINFGSDGRLWELLHQPAGGSRMPATVESVEKKKHKIHMTGRDVFKHAVTHMSGAGLRALEEAGHTGPELDWLFPHQANIRIMEAVAKRLEVPREKVYVNLERFGNTSAASIPIALDEAVRGGHCRPGMLIGLVAFGGGFTWAAAIARV